A portion of the Chloroflexota bacterium genome contains these proteins:
- a CDS encoding DUF4177 domain-containing protein, with amino-acid sequence MARWEYRVIELGDEVEDGAGRVAEYEEILNEMGEDGWELVAVTETEYIDESDPDEAGVPSGTTVVYLKREKT; translated from the coding sequence ATGGCAAGGTGGGAATACCGCGTGATAGAGTTGGGCGACGAGGTGGAGGACGGCGCTGGCCGCGTCGCCGAGTACGAGGAGATCCTCAACGAGATGGGCGAGGACGGCTGGGAGCTCGTCGCCGTCACCGAGACCGAGTACATCGACGAGTCTGATCCTGACGAGGCGGGTGTCCCCTCCGGCACCACCGTCGTCTACCTCAAGCGCGAGAAGACCTAG